ATGCCTCCCACTCTTCTTTGTTTTGGTCCATCCATGGTTCCATAAATTTTATATCGGCCGATCTTTTCCGTAAAATGTTGCTTTTTTAGCCGGGTCGCAATTCGATTCTGGATCATGAGCTTTGTTTTTCCGACCGAAGATTCCATTCCAGAAAAGTACCGCACAAAACCCATCCACCAAAAAGAATACCTGCTCGATGGAGAAATCCGAATTTGGGAAGGAGAATCACAAATTGTAAAATCTCCAATTTTTCTGAACCGAAATGGAAAACTGGAACAGGTCATTTTAGGCTCCTACCCCAATTTTGATTCAAAACAAAGTTTACTTGCTTTAGACGCTGCGGTAAAAGCTTACGGCCACGGAACAGGCGTTTGGCCCATTGCCACACCCAAAGAAAGAATTGATGCGGTTCGAAAGTTTATTGAACTCATGAAAGGCAAAAGAGACCAAATCATTCTACTCCTTATGTGGGAAATAGGTAAAACAGAAAAGGATGCCACTAAAGAATTTGAGCGAACCATCGAATATTTAATCGATACTATTGAATCTTTGCAAGAATTAGAAACAAACTCTGCTAATTACATCAAAGAAGGTGGCCTTATTGCTCAAATCAAACGCTCCCCTTACGGTGTAGTTCTTTGTATGGGACCATTTAACTATCCGTTAAATGAAACTTTTTGCACTCTTATTCCCGCAATCCTTATGGGAAATACCGTTGTTTTCAAACCAGCCAAATACGGAGTTCTCCTCCTCCAACCTTTACTCGAATGTTTTCAAAAAGCATTCCCACCCGGGGTAATCAACACAGTGTATGGCGATGGAGCCAAAGTCATTTCTCCCATTATGGAATCGGGAAAGATCGATGTTTTTGCTTTTATTGGATCTAGTTCCACTGCCAATCTCATCACAAAAAAACATCCCAAACTCAACCGCCTAAGATCCGTTTTGGGACTCAATGCCAAAAACCCTGCGATTGTTCTACCAGATACAGACTTAAAAACTATGGTTCCTGAAATTCTTTCCGGATCCCTTGCTTACAATGGACAAAGGTGTACGGCATTAAAAATTCTTTTTGTTCACAAAGATATATTGGATGAGTTTACCAAACTTTACCTGGAAGAATTTTCGAAATGGAAAGCAGGGATGCCATGGGATAAGGACGTAAACTTTACACCACTTCCAGAAGAAGGAAAAACAAAATGGTTGAAGGAACTTTTGGATGATGCCACAACTCAAGGGGCAAAAATTCTAAACCCTGGTGGGGGTGAGGTTACAGAGTCCTTTATGTTTCCAGCCATCCTTTCGCCAGTATCACCAAACTCACGTTTGTATCACGAAGAACAATTTGGTCCGCTAGTTCCCATTGTTCCTTTTTCTTCCATCGATGAGCCGTTGAATTATATCTTCCAATCCAATATGGGACAACAAGCCAGTGTCTTCGGTAAAGATCCCAAAACCGTAGGCAAACTCATTGATATTCTCGTGAACCAAGTGGCACGTGTGAATTGGAATGCTCAGTGCCAACGTGGTCCCGATTCCTTTCCTTTCTCGGGACGCAAAGACTCAGCAGATGGAACACTTTCTGTTTCCGATGCGCTTCGTGTTTTTTCCATTCGAACCGTTGTGAGTTTCAAGGATAATGAAATGGGACGTAATCTTCTCGGGGAAGTACTGAAAGAACGGTCCTCTAACTATTTAAGCCAAGAATTTCACTTGTAACCGCTTATCTTTCGCCGATACTTGAAAAAGGTAAGTCGCTTACTTGTTTTATGTTGTGGGGGGAGGGAAACATGCGCTTCAGTCTATTTGTTTCCTTTCTTTCTGTGGGTTGGCTCTTTTCTTGTACCCAAGTCAACCCTCGTGATGAGCTTCTCTTCACTCTCGTAAATGGACTAAACCCAATTAGCACGACCACTTCTTCTGTTTCTGTCGTGTCCTCAGCAAAGATCAATGTTTCTAGCACCAGTATTCTATTGAAGTATGGAACACCGCAAAACTTTGGAATCTCACTGGTCAGACAACCAACTGCAAATGTGGATATCACTTTTACATTTACCAATACTAAATTAACTATAAATGGTTCTGGGACTTCTCCCACTCCTACGCCACTTACCTTTACTTCCGGAAACTACAACGTAGTACAAACTGTAAGTTTGGATTCAACGATTCAAACTTTAGATTCTTCTACGCTTACAATTACCGCAACGAGCGCTGATCCATTTTATAATACCAGTGGCACGGTTTCCATCAGCCATCAACGGATATATCTGGAATATACGGGGAATGCATTTATTTTTCAACAAAGTGTAGCGGCACCATCTCTCACTCCTTCGATTAGCTTTGTGATCACGAATTGTTCGGTGGCCCCATCTCTTCCTGCCGGCTTAAGTTTGAATTCGAGTAACTGTGTCATTTCTGGAACACCGACAAGTTCACAAGCAGGTTCTACCTATACTGTCACAGCAACGAACGGAACCGATTCGGATAGCCATAACATTACGATCCAAATAGAACCAACTGTTTATAAAGTTTTTGTCACTGCTGCCACATTCGATGGCAACTTATTAGGAATTACTGGTGCTGATGCGAAATGTGCGGCGGATACCAACAAGCCAGCAACAGGCACATATAAAGCCATGATTACTGACGGAACCAACCGAGTTGCCTGTACGACAGATAACTGCGGTGGCGGACCTGGGGAAAACTTTAATTGGGTTTTCCAACCAGGAGAGATTTATGTAAGATCGACTGACTCTGCCTCTCTCTTTACAGCGAATGCTTCTGGAATTATCCTTGCACCAGCAGCAAATATGTTAAACCATTCGTTTGATTCAGGAACTCCTGCCAAGGAATATTGGACAGGATTTGCTCAAACTAGCTATTGGCAGGAAGCATCTCCGAACGCTGAGTATACATGTTCCAATTGGACTTCTAATGCTTTTTCAGCTGATGGAGGTCGCGTAGGCGCATCCAATAGTACAACCTATAGTGCCATTCGTTCTGGAAGCGGAAGAAGTTGCGATGCAAACTACTACCTTCTTTGCGTAGAACAATAAAAATTCCAATCTTCGGGTTAAACACCCCGCCCCCGCTGGAAAAGAGAACCCACTTACTTTTTCTTCTCGCTTTCCAAAGAATCTGAGTTACAATCTTTCCCCGTGATCCAAATCCTAATCAATTCCCTTGCGGGAAAAACAGTTTCTCTCACACAAAAGACAACCGACTCCCTGCTCAAAGGCATACAATTTTTAGTGAAAGGCAGCCTAACGAGTACAGGCGGAGGATTAGATCTACTTTCGAATGCTTTTTTTTACAAACCTGAATGGAGAGAAGCCTTACAAAAGGCGGGAGTCCAAGTCAAAGAAACCGGGCACAAATCCAATGAAAGTTTACAAAAAACCATAGAACAAACCAACCAAGCCTTTGACAAAGCTCTCTTCAAAGTGGAACTTACTGCTCAAAAAAGTGATGATATGGTTTTTGATAACCGAATGGTATCAAGTATTCTTGGAAGTTCACACAATCAAAAATTCAAACTCACAAAAATTGATATGAGTTTTCGGACCATTGGCAAAGACATTACCGCTAAGGAAACCGTAACAGAGTTTAAAAATTCTAAAAAAACAAAATCCGTTCTTTTCCTTCCAGGTCTTTTTACAGATGAAACTGTTTGGCAGGAACAAACAGTCGAATACAAAGATAGAAAAATTGTATCACCTGGTCTTGCCACAGACTTACAAGAAGCAGGATATTACCCATTTTATTTACGATACAACCATGGACTCCCTATCCATGAAAATGGAAAAAAACTGATGCATCTACTAGATGTATTTTTTAATGAAGATCCGGACGCTAAACCGGATATTATTTGTTATAGTTTGGGATGTCTTATCTTTCGGTCTTGCCTCTACCATGCCAAATTAGAAAACAAAGAATGGATTCATAAGTTTGGGAAAATTGTCCTGATTGCTGCACCAAACAAAGGTTCGTATTTGGAAAAAATTGGATTCTGGCTCGGATTCTTATTTGAAAAAAGTCCAAACGTAGCGCTTAAAATCATTGGGATGATTGGCAACCTTCGTAGTGATGCCATCAAAGACTTATCTTTTGGACTCATTCGCAAAGAAGAAAAAGGTTGGATGGAAACCATCTCTGGTTACTTCGGAGAAACGTATTTTGGTGAATTGGAAGATATGGATGTGTACCAAGCTTATGCGCTGATGGAAGGCGCAGAGAATCCCTTACAAAATTTCCTCGGAGATGGGATTGTTGAGAAAAAAAGTCTCACCTACTTGACGGACAAAGTTTTTAACAAAAAAACTAATCCCGCCTTACGAACGCTTGAGCTAAATAAACAAAATCATTTTTCTATCATTAGTGCAAGACCTCTGATCCATTGGGTAAAGGTTGTCCTTGGTGTGGCACCCGCTGATTGAACAAGCCGTCTAAGTAGCCAAAGTTTCTAAATGCAACCTTACTGATTCTGCCAACGCCTGGAAATCATACCCTCCTTCCAAAAAGGAGATGAGTTTGCCATTTGAATAGGTATCTGCGATTTTCATCACTTCCTTAGTAAAGATTTCATAAGAGGAAGTGGGAAGATTCATTCCGCCAAGTGGATCGTCTCTATGGGCATCGAACCCGGCAGATACCAAAACAAACTCTGGTTGGAATTTTTCCATTTCACGATGGATGGATTCGAAACTAGGGAAGTATTCGGATTCCCCCGAACCACGAGCCAAAGGAAGATTCAGAGTGGTCCCAAGTCCTTTTCCCCTACCCCGCTCGGACAAAGCTCCTGTTCCTGGATAAAACGGATACTGATGAAGAGAAACAAAATAAACAGAATCATCTTCGTAAAACTGGTGTTGTGTGCCATTTCCATGATGAACATCCCAATCTAAAATCAAAATGCGTTTGATTCCTTGGGATTGTAAATACTTTGCCGTCACAGCAATGTTATTAAAAATACAAAAACCCATAGCATGGTCAGACTCAGCATGATGCCCGGGGGGACGAACGAGGGCCATTCCATTTTTTAAGTTCCCTAAAAGAACTTCATCCGCTAAGTAAAGACCAGCACCAACAGCAAGACTTGCAGCCGTAAAAGAATGGGAAGAAAAAACTGTATCTCCATCCAAATACCCAGACCCTTTTTCTTCGCAAGTGCGTCCCACCAAACGAATGTAATTTGGATCATGAATGGAAGAAATAATGGAAAGTGGGGCTTCTTTAAAATTTTTTTTCCAAAGAAAATTTTTGGAGGGTAAATCGCTCAAACGATCTAAGATTGATTCCAATCGGACGTGCGTTTCGGGATGACCCGGACCCGTATTGTGTTTTAGAAATTCTTCATGGAAAGTAATTCCTGTTTTTAAAGACCCCATTCATCCCCCAAAAATCATTTTATTGAAACAACATAAATCTTTCGATATACACGATCATCTCCACAATCTCTGCAATGATGCGGTCGATTTGTTTTGTGATCTGCACTTTTTCTTCAGGAGTTATAACTTTGTCCATACTCGCATTTCCATACACGGCATAGAAAGTTTTGATATCCGTGGAAAATGTAGTATTGAACCATTCTTTAAATAACCTTTGTTTCATCTTATACTCAGGTTTGATGGAACCAGTAAGTTCCCACACAGACCCTTCGGTAAACCGCAAACGAAGTTCGAATAAACCTCTATCCTTTCGAATGTAAGTTTCCTCATCGACCACTGAAAAATCGAGCTTCCGAAGCATCACAAAAACAAGTAAAATACCCTCCAAAAACTCGATGAGATTCTTTTTCTCTGATCCACTAATTTTGGAATCATCACCTAAATGTTGTAAATACGATTCACCCATTCCTTGGAAAAGGCGGGAAACTTCCACCATACGGTCTTTAAAATTTATCGGATCCGATAGTTCCTCTGGAAACCGGCCATAGGATTTCAAATTGAAGTCATTGGAAATTTCTAACATGCCCAAATTTTCTTGGGGTTGGTTATTTTCGTCAATCGATTCGATTTGAATTTTCCGAACCAAAACAAAATCTTGTCATTACTACCATGAAACAACTCACTCTTTTGGTCCTCCTTCTATTCTTCGTATCTTGTCAGTCGACATCTAAGATTGAAAAGAGACAAAATTCGGATTCCCCTGGAGCCACTCCCGATTTCATCGAAGGACTATATATCAATACCAAGACCATACGTGACAAAAAACGTTGGAGTTTGTTATTCCAAGTGATGAAGGAAGCTGGTATGAATACAGCTGTTGTGGATATGCAACCCTACCCGCCAACACCAGAACAAGTAGCAGAGGCAAAAGCCCTTGGTTTTTATATGGTGGCAAGAGTTGTCAATTTTGAAGGTGGACTGATCGAAAAAGCACCTAACACAAATTTAATGACCTCTATTCAAAAATCCATACGAAAAGCCTGTGAACTAGGTTTCCCAGAAATCCAGTTGGATTATATACGATATGCTGATGGCGGAACCAATTTCAGCATGAGTTATGAAAAACGTTACGAATCCATTCTTGGAATCATTAAAGATCATAAAGAAAAAACCAAAGACAGTTGTTCTAAAGACACTCGTTGGACTGCTGACGTATTTGGAAGAGTACCCTTTATCGAAAACGATGTGATTGGCCAAAAAGTGGAACCTTTCAGTGAAGAGCTAAATGGACTCTACCCCATGTTGTACCCGTCTCATTTTTATGGACTTACCAAACGAGTGGCTGATCCTTATGGGACCATCAAAGACGGACTCGACTTAACGGTCAAACGCGCCAAACAAGGTACAAAAGCCATCGCTTGGGTACAAGGGTTCAATATGATGGTAGGTCCGAGTAAACTAAGTTATACGGACTATATCAAAGTACAAATGCAAGGGGCAAAAGATTCTTTAGGACATGGGTTTATTGTTTGGAATGCTGGAAATGAATACATCGATACAATGAATGCATACGAAAAATACAAATCAGAACCCACTCCAAACAATCAAAAGGTAAGTCAAAACGACAAATAGTGATTTATCCTTTGCTTAACTAAGCCATTCTCAAAGAAGCAGGAATTTATTTTCCCGCTTCTTCTATGTTTTTACGCCTTAGATATGCATCTGCTTCTTCTTCAGAACCCAAAAATTGGATACGTAAGTCTTTCAGTTTCTTTTCTCTTTCAGCAACGGAAAGGTTGGGGTTCTCTCGTAAAAAATCTTTTTCTTTAGATTCATATTTAGAGATAGATTCTTTGAATTTAGATTCCTTGGATCTTTCTTCTGCTAAACTCCCTGCCCTTTCCTTTCCAAAGTATTTAATTTCAATTCGATTTAAATATTTTTCTTTTTCTTTTGGATCGGTAATGGCATTGAATTCTTTATCACGAAGACTCATTTCCACTTGGTAGTGATCAAACTTGTCCTCTCTCGATACTAAAGAATCGTAATAGGTTCCGTAAGTTTTTTTCTTTAAGTCTTCATACTGTTTTACCCGTTGTTCCGCAGGTAAGTTTGCTGATTGTTTAATGAAATTTTGTGTCCCTTCTAAAAAGGAAACTTGGGATTCTTCCATTCCAAAAATCAAATCTGCCTTATCGTTTAAGACATCCCTTCGTTTGGCTTTAATTTTTTCATACAATTCCACAAAGGATAAATCCGTTGGTTGTTCCCATTTTCTGTATTCTTCTTCATAACGAAAATAAGCGAGAAACAGATCTTTTACTTTTTCTTTATCGGGAGATTCGTATTCAGAATCAATATAAGCAAGGATTGTTGCATTACACTGGTCGGGAGTGTATTCGGCTTTGCACTTGCGGCGTAAGGCCCAAACTTCCCAAACAAAGTTGACCCTGCCCGTTTTTAAATCATCTAACAACTCTAAATAGGGTTTGGTTTTGTCTTCTCGAAAAGGAGAGATTGCCTCATCCCAAAAACCTTCGCCCGTTCCGAGGGGTGAGATTCTCTCCATAGCCATTTGTTCTTCGGGGCTGAGTGATTGTTTTGATTGGTTCGTAGCAGAGTCTTGTTTTAAGAAGTATAATAGACCCAAAAAGAAGATAAGAAATATAACAACGACGATAATAATTTTTTTAAAATCCATTCTGACTGTATTGAAACCTAATGAGGAGTTTAGATGAAAAGTTATTTAGAAATAAAAAAGCCGGATTTGGTGATCCGGCTTTTACACTGATTTTTATAAACCAGCTTTTGCGTTCTTTGCGATGTTCAAGTACCAACCTTGTACATCATAGTAGTTTTGTCCACTCCAAGCTAAGTTGGTTGCTTGTAGGTGGTCAATACCGGTTGCGAACCAATAAGAAGAAGGTGTTCCTTTCCAAGCTCCCCATTTTTGAGAGTTAAGTGGAACTACACCATCATTCGCACCACCGAGACCATAAAACAAACCACCAGCCCAAGTGATTGGGTGAGTGAGTGCCATGATTGGGTGTTGGATGAGGTCAGCCCAAGCCATTTGGCTTCCATAAGAGTAATATTTTATCCCAGAGTTATTTGGTGAATTTGCATTGAAAGTTTTCACATAACTTACAGTAAGTGATTTTCCCATGGCAATCACATCTTGTGGTCGTCCATCACGATATACCAACTGAGCAAGTAAACTAAGTGCAGAATTTGCGAATGGTTGTAACCAACTAGGAATCACTCCCAGAACGATGTCAGCCATAGGCGCCCCTTGGTGAAGGGAATTAATTGTTGTTACTGTTTGTGTTTTTCCAGAAAATCCCAAGTTAGAAACCATATAACGAATGACAAGCCCACCTTGGCTATGACCCATCAAGTGTACCTTAGAACAACCGTTTGCTGTCATCCAAGAGGAAACAGAGGATTGAATTTGGCTTGCACGGGTAGGAATGGAATTTGTGGCAGAACTTCCAGGAGTAGTGACTTTAGCACCTTGGCTACGAAGATAACCATCAAGGCCACCCCAATACTTTACGAGGCCACCAGCAAGTCCTTGAGTATCATCAAAACCAAGGATTCCATGAACGAGTGCAATGCACTGTCCATCAAGAGGACCGGCAAACAGACCGGAGGTGGGAACGGAGAGGAGGGTCGCTAAAACCCCAATCAAAATTTTCTTTTTCATATAGCACCTGAACTTTCTATGTTTTAACAATATAAGTTCACAAGAATGACATGAGTCAATTACTTATGGCAACTTTAAGTCAAATGTTTCGGAACGATGTTCTTAGCTAACGCTGTTTATTCTTATAGAAAACACCGACATAACTTCACAAGAGTCGTCAACTGTCGGCTAGCATAAAACCTTTTGGTGTTTTAAGTTTCTTCTTACAGCGTTAGGGTATTGATTAAAAACCTAACTCTTGTAAGTGTTTGACTGGACTGAGTTCTAAAGAAGTAAATACTCCTTCTACTTCTTTAAAGTTTCCTTGAGGAATATAAACTTTGGAAATTCCAATGCCTGCGAGTTCTTTCAATCGCAAAGTAATTTGGCCCACACTTCGCACTTCCCCAGAAAGTCCCACCTCACCGAGAAATCCAATCTCCCTAGAAACTGGTTTGTCCTTAAAGGAAGAAGCAATGGATGCCGCAATGGCTAAGTCAAGACTCGGTTCGTCAATGCTAAGTCCGCCAGCTAAGTTGCTGAAGATGTCTGATTCGGACAATGGAAATCCCAAATACTTTTCAAGAACGGCGGAAAGTAAAATCACACGGCGGTTGTCTAAACCTTCTGCCATTCGACGAGCTTGTCCGTAAGAAGATTTGGTAACTAACGCCTGTACTTCGACACTGATCGCACGTGATCCTTCCATAACGGACGATAATACACTACCAGAGCGCTCTTCCGATTCCGGAGAAATAAACAAACGATGGCGATCTAAAACTTGTTTTAACCCGCCAAATACCATTTCGAATATGGCGGTGTCTCCCACCGCGCCAAACCTGTTTTTGACAGCCCGTAAAATCCGATAATAATTAAACCGGTCCCCTTCAAAATACAAAACAGTATCCACCAAATGTTCTAAGACTTTGGGGCCAGCAATTTGTCCTTCTTTGGTGATATGACCAATGAGAAAAATAGGAACTGAGGTGCGTTTGGCAGTCTCTAAAAAGATTTGAGAAGACTCACGCAGTTGGGTGATGGTTCCCGCTTGGTTGACCAAACTTTCTTTCAGAATGGTTTGGATGGAATCGATAAAAACCACTTTGGGTTTTAAGTCAGAAATCATTTGCGAAATATTTTCTGCATACACTTCGGAAGAGAGTAAAATGTTTTCGGAAGTGACACCCATTCGTTTGGCCCGAAGCCCAATTTGAGAAGCTGACTCTTCCCCGGAAATGTACAAAACCTTTCCTTCATCGGCAATGTTTTTGGCAATCTCTAGAACAAGTGTGGACTTACCCACTCCTGGTTCCCCACCAACTAACACCAAACTGCCGGGAACAATCCCCCCACCCAGAACCAAATCCAATTCGCTAAATCCCGTAGTTGTGCGGATGTGAGCATCGCTCACCACAGAACCAATGGATTTGGGATCAGTATACCTTCTGTCTTTGGGTTTTTCAAATACAGGGGAATCAAACCGACCAGAGGAGGTAATTCCCACTTCATCAATTTGATTCCATTCCCCGCAGGAGGGACATTTTCCAGCCCAACGACTAAAGGTATCCCCGCAGGATTTACATTGGTATTGGGGAAGTTGCTTTTTTGCCATCAGTGTTCGAAAAGATTAGGCACTTCCAAAAGATCCAGCTCCACCTGTGTTTCCAAAAAGCCAAAACAACGTTCGGCAAGAGCAAACCTATTTTCTCGGATCATCATCTCCGTAAGAATAGACTCAAGCGCAATTAAAAACCGAACATCTGTCGATGCATAGTCCACTTGGTCTTTGGTAAGAATCTTTTTACCCCAATCAGAGCTTTGATTTTTTTTATCGATATTTTCTTCAAAAAATTCGCGGATGAGTTCCTTTAATCCGTGTTTGTCGGTATAAGTTCGAGCGAGTTTACTTCCGATTTTTGTGCAAAATACGTTTTGTACTTTGATCCCAAGCCTTGCCCGAAGAAAGGTCATATCCATTCTTGCAAAATGAAAAATCTTTGTGATGTCTTTGGATTCAAATAATTTTTGGATGTGAGGGGCTTCTTTTTGTCCAGGGAGAATTTGAACAAGAGCGACTTTATTTTTGGAATCGGAAATTTGTACGACACAGAGTCTGTCCCTTCTGGGATTGAGCCCCATCATTTCACAATCCACAGCCAACCGATCATCCTTTTTGAAGGCTTCAAAGAAATCCTCGTTCAGATCTCCTTGGAGGACGACTGGTTTTATAGTTGAACGTTTTTGGGTCATAATGGCTTACTATGGAAACCACCCTATCAAAATCATCAAATAGATTTTTCCAAG
Above is a window of Leptospira wolbachii serovar Codice str. CDC DNA encoding:
- a CDS encoding NADP-dependent glyceraldehyde-3-phosphate dehydrogenase, encoding MSFVFPTEDSIPEKYRTKPIHQKEYLLDGEIRIWEGESQIVKSPIFLNRNGKLEQVILGSYPNFDSKQSLLALDAAVKAYGHGTGVWPIATPKERIDAVRKFIELMKGKRDQIILLLMWEIGKTEKDATKEFERTIEYLIDTIESLQELETNSANYIKEGGLIAQIKRSPYGVVLCMGPFNYPLNETFCTLIPAILMGNTVVFKPAKYGVLLLQPLLECFQKAFPPGVINTVYGDGAKVISPIMESGKIDVFAFIGSSSTANLITKKHPKLNRLRSVLGLNAKNPAIVLPDTDLKTMVPEILSGSLAYNGQRCTALKILFVHKDILDEFTKLYLEEFSKWKAGMPWDKDVNFTPLPEEGKTKWLKELLDDATTQGAKILNPGGGEVTESFMFPAILSPVSPNSRLYHEEQFGPLVPIVPFSSIDEPLNYIFQSNMGQQASVFGKDPKTVGKLIDILVNQVARVNWNAQCQRGPDSFPFSGRKDSADGTLSVSDALRVFSIRTVVSFKDNEMGRNLLGEVLKERSSNYLSQEFHL
- a CDS encoding DUF1554 domain-containing protein translates to MRFSLFVSFLSVGWLFSCTQVNPRDELLFTLVNGLNPISTTTSSVSVVSSAKINVSSTSILLKYGTPQNFGISLVRQPTANVDITFTFTNTKLTINGSGTSPTPTPLTFTSGNYNVVQTVSLDSTIQTLDSSTLTITATSADPFYNTSGTVSISHQRIYLEYTGNAFIFQQSVAAPSLTPSISFVITNCSVAPSLPAGLSLNSSNCVISGTPTSSQAGSTYTVTATNGTDSDSHNITIQIEPTVYKVFVTAATFDGNLLGITGADAKCAADTNKPATGTYKAMITDGTNRVACTTDNCGGGPGENFNWVFQPGEIYVRSTDSASLFTANASGIILAPAANMLNHSFDSGTPAKEYWTGFAQTSYWQEASPNAEYTCSNWTSNAFSADGGRVGASNSTTYSAIRSGSGRSCDANYYLLCVEQ
- a CDS encoding esterase/lipase family protein, whose protein sequence is MIQILINSLAGKTVSLTQKTTDSLLKGIQFLVKGSLTSTGGGLDLLSNAFFYKPEWREALQKAGVQVKETGHKSNESLQKTIEQTNQAFDKALFKVELTAQKSDDMVFDNRMVSSILGSSHNQKFKLTKIDMSFRTIGKDITAKETVTEFKNSKKTKSVLFLPGLFTDETVWQEQTVEYKDRKIVSPGLATDLQEAGYYPFYLRYNHGLPIHENGKKLMHLLDVFFNEDPDAKPDIICYSLGCLIFRSCLYHAKLENKEWIHKFGKIVLIAAPNKGSYLEKIGFWLGFLFEKSPNVALKIIGMIGNLRSDAIKDLSFGLIRKEEKGWMETISGYFGETYFGELEDMDVYQAYALMEGAENPLQNFLGDGIVEKKSLTYLTDKVFNKKTNPALRTLELNKQNHFSIISARPLIHWVKVVLGVAPAD
- a CDS encoding histone deacetylase family protein, translating into MGSLKTGITFHEEFLKHNTGPGHPETHVRLESILDRLSDLPSKNFLWKKNFKEAPLSIISSIHDPNYIRLVGRTCEEKGSGYLDGDTVFSSHSFTAASLAVGAGLYLADEVLLGNLKNGMALVRPPGHHAESDHAMGFCIFNNIAVTAKYLQSQGIKRILILDWDVHHGNGTQHQFYEDDSVYFVSLHQYPFYPGTGALSERGRGKGLGTTLNLPLARGSGESEYFPSFESIHREMEKFQPEFVLVSAGFDAHRDDPLGGMNLPTSSYEIFTKEVMKIADTYSNGKLISFLEGGYDFQALAESVRLHLETLAT
- a CDS encoding putative glycoside hydrolase, which gives rise to MKQLTLLVLLLFFVSCQSTSKIEKRQNSDSPGATPDFIEGLYINTKTIRDKKRWSLLFQVMKEAGMNTAVVDMQPYPPTPEQVAEAKALGFYMVARVVNFEGGLIEKAPNTNLMTSIQKSIRKACELGFPEIQLDYIRYADGGTNFSMSYEKRYESILGIIKDHKEKTKDSCSKDTRWTADVFGRVPFIENDVIGQKVEPFSEELNGLYPMLYPSHFYGLTKRVADPYGTIKDGLDLTVKRAKQGTKAIAWVQGFNMMVGPSKLSYTDYIKVQMQGAKDSLGHGFIVWNAGNEYIDTMNAYEKYKSEPTPNNQKVSQNDK
- a CDS encoding lipase secretion chaperone, whose translation is MDFKKIIIVVVIFLIFFLGLLYFLKQDSATNQSKQSLSPEEQMAMERISPLGTGEGFWDEAISPFREDKTKPYLELLDDLKTGRVNFVWEVWALRRKCKAEYTPDQCNATILAYIDSEYESPDKEKVKDLFLAYFRYEEEYRKWEQPTDLSFVELYEKIKAKRRDVLNDKADLIFGMEESQVSFLEGTQNFIKQSANLPAEQRVKQYEDLKKKTYGTYYDSLVSREDKFDHYQVEMSLRDKEFNAITDPKEKEKYLNRIEIKYFGKERAGSLAEERSKESKFKESISKYESKEKDFLRENPNLSVAEREKKLKDLRIQFLGSEEEADAYLRRKNIEEAGK
- a CDS encoding esterase/lipase family protein, with amino-acid sequence MKKKILIGVLATLLSVPTSGLFAGPLDGQCIALVHGILGFDDTQGLAGGLVKYWGGLDGYLRSQGAKVTTPGSSATNSIPTRASQIQSSVSSWMTANGCSKVHLMGHSQGGLVIRYMVSNLGFSGKTQTVTTINSLHQGAPMADIVLGVIPSWLQPFANSALSLLAQLVYRDGRPQDVIAMGKSLTVSYVKTFNANSPNNSGIKYYSYGSQMAWADLIQHPIMALTHPITWAGGLFYGLGGANDGVVPLNSQKWGAWKGTPSSYWFATGIDHLQATNLAWSGQNYYDVQGWYLNIAKNAKAGL
- the radA gene encoding DNA repair protein RadA, with amino-acid sequence MAKKQLPQYQCKSCGDTFSRWAGKCPSCGEWNQIDEVGITSSGRFDSPVFEKPKDRRYTDPKSIGSVVSDAHIRTTTGFSELDLVLGGGIVPGSLVLVGGEPGVGKSTLVLEIAKNIADEGKVLYISGEESASQIGLRAKRMGVTSENILLSSEVYAENISQMISDLKPKVVFIDSIQTILKESLVNQAGTITQLRESSQIFLETAKRTSVPIFLIGHITKEGQIAGPKVLEHLVDTVLYFEGDRFNYYRILRAVKNRFGAVGDTAIFEMVFGGLKQVLDRHRLFISPESEERSGSVLSSVMEGSRAISVEVQALVTKSSYGQARRMAEGLDNRRVILLSAVLEKYLGFPLSESDIFSNLAGGLSIDEPSLDLAIAASIASSFKDKPVSREIGFLGEVGLSGEVRSVGQITLRLKELAGIGISKVYIPQGNFKEVEGVFTSLELSPVKHLQELGF
- a CDS encoding ribonuclease D, with the translated sequence MTQKRSTIKPVVLQGDLNEDFFEAFKKDDRLAVDCEMMGLNPRRDRLCVVQISDSKNKVALVQILPGQKEAPHIQKLFESKDITKIFHFARMDMTFLRARLGIKVQNVFCTKIGSKLARTYTDKHGLKELIREFFEENIDKKNQSSDWGKKILTKDQVDYASTDVRFLIALESILTEMMIRENRFALAERCFGFLETQVELDLLEVPNLFEH